The following proteins come from a genomic window of Pelmatolapia mariae isolate MD_Pm_ZW linkage group LG17, Pm_UMD_F_2, whole genome shotgun sequence:
- the pnpla8 gene encoding calcium-independent phospholipase A2-gamma, with protein MSRIRITLDSVTKAVGGTDFISKFSRLKAGGGGGTAESTHAEKSRVKAETVASKATASPPETTMKVEDEGEEADKEQQQITEKPFVSTKTSMSTLGSAASVSAPSANVAKQTMQLLQPAALSTNMDETYKTLANHIDAYFGPSTEGENGESRQQQHIEGVDHVAGPVPQFSSQKKGDHIPVLSPVGKSVEAPAKIPASASSSSPSPPVEAPSAESEAVPTASPRKGFTHYLSYPRPSVQAFVGSYIAPLVPKFRSDSKKMADTSSDVAVDDATPEKEGVKTESEEEKADKAKQELLTQREKIIARVSIDNRTRALVKGLQAVTDVKLLTARVEELSNHLLEFPETRVVAIKEKALPCLLRLRQARDLPLQAAVREALALTGYTEPVKGRGIRVLSIDGGGTRGLLALQTLHKLQDLTGKPVHQLFDYICGVSTGAILAFMLGIFQVPLEECEKMYRELGSDVFKQNVIVGTMKMGWSHAFYDSEMWENILKERMGDGRMIESARDPHCPKVSAVSTIVNRGLPLKAHVFRNYRLMPGVRSHYLGDCKHKMWQAIRASSAAPGYFQEFVLGKDLHQDGGLLINNPTALAIHECKCLWPNTPLQCVLSLGTGRYETAGKNSTTYTSLKTKLTHVISSATDTEEVHTMLDALLPPDTYFRFNAYMSEDIQLNENRVEKLNFLKSEGERYLERNEAKLRKAASVLGQEKSAMQRLAEWAKLKADMYEGFPFVSKL; from the exons ATGTCACGGATTAGGATCACACTTGACAGTGTTACCAAGGCAGTAGGTGGCACAGACTTCATCTCCAAGTTCTCCCGGCTCAAGGCGGGGGGCGGCGGTGGCACAGCTGAGAGCACCCACGCAGAAAAGTCTCGGGTAAAAGCCGAGACAGTAGCCTCAAAGGCCACCGCTTCACCACCTGAAACTACAATGAAAGTAGAAGATGAAGGTGAGGAGGCGGAtaaggagcagcagcagattaCAGAGAAGCCCTTTGTTTCCACAAAGACATCCATGTCCACTTTGGGTTCAGCAGCAAGTGTATCTGCCCCTTCCGCTAATGTGGCAAAACAAACTATGCAGCTGCTCCAGCCGGCAGCTCTGTCTACCAACATGGATGAGACCTACAAAACCCTGGCCAACCACATTGACGCTTATTTCGGACCCAGCACAGAAGGAGAAAATGGCGAgagcaggcagcagcagcacatagAAGGGGTTGATCATGTTGCTGGACCAGTTCCTCAGTTTTCCTCTCAGAAGAAGGGGGACCACATTCCTGTTTTGTCCCCAGTAGGAAAAAGTGTTGAGGCGCCAGCTAAAATTCCTGCCTCTGCCTCTTCCTCTTCGCCTAGTCCTCCAGTAGAGGCTCCTTCTGCCGAAAGTGAAGCTGTGCCGACGGCCTCCCCTAGAAAAGGCTTCACTCATTATCTGTCCTACCCGCGGCCCAGTGTTCAGGCTTTTGTCGGCAGCTACATCGCACCACTGGTCCCCAAATTTAGAAGCGATTCCAAAAAAATGGCAGACACGTCTTCAGATGTTGCCGTGGATGATGCTACTCCAGAGAAGGAAGGAGTAAAGACGGAGAGTGAGGAAGAGAAAGCCGACAAAGCAAAGCAAGAGCTGCTAACTCAAAGGGAAAAG ATAATAGCCAGGGTGAGCATAGACAACAGGACCAGAGCTCTGGTGAAAGGCCTGCAGGCCGTCACCGACGTCAAACTCCTCACTGCTCGAGTGGAGGAGCTTAGCAACCATCTCCTGGAATTCCCAGAGACTCGAGTTGTGGCCATCAAG GAGAAAGCGCTGCCCTGTCTTCTACGACTGCGCCAGGCCAGAGATCTTCCTCTTCAGGCTGCTGTGAGAGAAGCGTTGGCCCTGACTGGCTACACCGAACCAGTCAAAGGCAGAGGAATTAGAGTCCTGTCCATAGATGGAGGGGGAACAAG GGGGTTGCTGGCCCTGCAGACTCTCCATAAGTTGCAGGACCTCACAGGGAAACCAGTCCACCAGCTCTTTGATTACATCTGCGGGGTCAGCACAG GTGCCATTCTGGCTTTCATGCTGGGGATTTTCCAGGTCCCCCTGGAAGAGTGTGAGAAGATGTACCGGGAGCTGGGCTCGGATGTGTTCAAACAGAATGTTATCGTTGGAACAATGAAGATGGGCTGGAGTCATGCTTTCTATGACAGTGAAATGTGGGAGAACATCCTCAA aGAACGGATGGGTGATGGACGTATGATCGAGAGTGCCAGGGATCCCCACTGCCCAAAA GTGTCAGCAGTGAGCACTATTGTGAATAGGGGTCTTCCTCTGAAGGCACATGTGTTCAGGAACTATCGACTCATGCCAGGAGTGAGATCTCACTACCTTGGAGACTGCAAACACAAGATGTGGCAGGCTATCAGGGCCTCGTCTGCCGCTCCGGGCTACTTTCAGGAATTTGTTCTGGGAAAAGACCTTCATCAG GATGGAGGACTCCTAATCAACAACCCCACAGCTCTGGCCATTCATGAGTGTAAGTGTCTGTGGCCAAACACACCCCTGCAGTGCGTGCTGTCTCTGGGCACCGGGCGATACGAGACAGCGGGCAAGAATAGCACAACCTACACAAGCCTCAAGACCAAACTGACTCACGTCATCAGCAGTGCCACAGATACAGAGG AGGTACACACCATGCTGGATGCTCTCCTGCCCCCGGACACCTACTTCCGTTTCAACGCCTACATGAGCGAGGACATCCAGTTGAATGAGAACCGTGTAGAGAAGCTGAACTTCCTCAAGAGCGAGGGCGAGCGCTACCTCGAGCGCAACGAGGCCAAGCTCAGGAAGGCGGCTAGCGTCCTGGGCCAGGAGAAGAGCGCCATGCAGCGACTGGCCGAGTGGGCCAAGCTCAAGGCCGACATGTACGAAGGTTTCCCCTTCGTCTCCAAGCTCTAG